Proteins encoded within one genomic window of Bradyrhizobium sp. CB1717:
- a CDS encoding hydroxymethylglutaryl-CoA lyase: protein MARAPDVHICEVAPRDGLQNLDIFVPTEAKCALIDTIAAAGVREIDAGSFVPPKVVPQFADVDAVMAHALTHKSATIGALVPNPKGAERAIAAGVNAVYFVISASETHNRANVRRSVEEQLEGFRAVRAAIDARPVDRRPQLMGAISTSFGCSLEGEVSEAAVCRVARAFAEARADEIGLADTVGYATPKLVGQIVEAVRREVGSQMTLRLHLHDTLGAGLANAVAGLEAGIRRFDAAVSGLGGCPFAPGARGNIVTEDLVFMLERMGLSTGIDLDRLMQTREILARHIPAKHLTGHLHEAGIPKVLRRAA from the coding sequence ATGGCGCGCGCGCCGGATGTCCACATTTGCGAGGTCGCTCCTCGCGATGGCCTGCAGAATCTCGACATCTTCGTTCCCACCGAAGCCAAGTGCGCGCTGATCGATACGATCGCTGCGGCCGGCGTGCGCGAGATCGACGCCGGGTCCTTCGTGCCGCCAAAGGTCGTGCCGCAATTCGCCGACGTGGATGCGGTGATGGCGCATGCACTCACGCACAAGTCGGCCACGATCGGTGCGCTGGTGCCGAACCCGAAGGGCGCCGAGCGCGCGATTGCCGCCGGCGTCAACGCCGTCTATTTCGTCATCTCGGCCAGCGAGACTCACAACCGCGCCAACGTCCGTCGCTCCGTCGAAGAGCAGCTCGAAGGCTTTCGCGCGGTTCGCGCCGCGATCGATGCCCGCCCGGTGGACCGGCGGCCGCAATTGATGGGCGCGATTTCCACCTCCTTCGGCTGCTCGCTGGAAGGCGAGGTCAGCGAAGCCGCCGTGTGCCGCGTTGCGCGTGCCTTTGCCGAGGCTCGCGCCGACGAGATCGGGCTTGCCGACACCGTCGGCTATGCCACGCCCAAGCTGGTCGGGCAGATCGTAGAAGCCGTCAGGCGGGAGGTCGGATCACAGATGACGCTGCGACTGCATCTGCACGACACGCTCGGCGCCGGCCTCGCCAATGCCGTCGCCGGTCTCGAGGCGGGGATCCGCCGTTTCGATGCCGCGGTGTCAGGCCTCGGCGGCTGTCCCTTTGCACCGGGGGCGCGCGGCAACATCGTCACCGAGGATCTCGTGTTCATGCTGGAACGTATGGGACTTTCAACCGGCATCGATCTCGACCGCCTGATGCAGACGCGCGAGATCCTCGCCCGGCATATCCCGGCAAAGCATCTGACGGGACACCTGCATGAGGCCGGCATCCCCAAGGTTCTGCGGAGGGCGGCATGA
- a CDS encoding class I SAM-dependent methyltransferase, producing MEVNSDRLNAFMGKMITEVGAAMNASLVLLGDKLGLYRALAAKGPMNSAELASATGTTERYVREWLSSQAASGYIEYDTASGKFSMLPEQAMALADQDSPVFLGAVGNVIAAAFLDEPKITDAFKTGKGVGWNRRSECLFCGTARFFRTGYMHHLVQEWLPALDGVVDKLKRGAKVADVGCGHGVSTRLMAEAFPNSRFYGFDYHEGSIEAARKGANEAKLGDRVSFAVHSAKSYPAEGYDLVCFFDCLHDMGDPVGAISHVRETMAKDGTCMLVEPFAGDRLEDNLNPVGRVYYAASTMICTPASLDQEVGLALGAQAGEARLRKVAREGGLSRFRRAAETPFNLILEARI from the coding sequence ATGGAGGTCAATTCCGACAGGTTGAATGCCTTTATGGGCAAGATGATCACCGAGGTGGGGGCGGCGATGAACGCCTCGCTGGTCCTGCTGGGCGACAAGCTCGGCCTCTACCGCGCCCTCGCCGCCAAGGGGCCGATGAACTCCGCCGAGCTCGCCAGCGCCACCGGGACGACGGAGCGCTACGTCCGCGAATGGCTCTCGAGCCAGGCGGCATCCGGCTACATCGAATACGATACCGCTTCAGGAAAATTCTCGATGCTGCCGGAGCAGGCGATGGCGCTTGCCGACCAGGACAGCCCGGTATTCCTCGGCGCAGTCGGCAATGTCATTGCCGCGGCGTTTCTCGACGAGCCGAAGATCACGGACGCGTTCAAGACCGGCAAGGGGGTCGGCTGGAACCGACGCAGCGAGTGCCTGTTCTGCGGCACCGCCCGCTTCTTCCGCACCGGCTATATGCATCATCTGGTGCAGGAGTGGCTGCCTGCGCTCGACGGCGTCGTGGACAAGCTGAAGCGTGGTGCCAAGGTCGCCGATGTCGGCTGCGGCCACGGCGTCTCGACGCGGCTGATGGCGGAGGCCTTCCCGAACTCGCGCTTCTACGGCTTCGACTATCACGAGGGCTCGATCGAGGCCGCGCGGAAGGGAGCCAACGAGGCCAAGCTCGGCGACCGGGTCTCCTTCGCGGTTCACTCGGCCAAGTCCTATCCGGCCGAAGGCTACGATCTCGTCTGCTTCTTCGATTGCCTGCACGACATGGGCGATCCCGTCGGCGCCATCAGCCACGTGCGCGAGACCATGGCCAAGGACGGCACCTGCATGCTGGTCGAGCCGTTCGCAGGCGATCGCCTCGAAGACAATCTCAATCCCGTCGGCCGGGTCTACTATGCAGCCTCGACCATGATCTGCACGCCGGCCTCGCTCGATCAGGAGGTGGGCCTGGCGCTGGGTGCACAGGCCGGCGAAGCGCGGCTGCGCAAGGTCGCGCGCGAAGGCGGCCTGTCGCGCTTCCGCCGCGCAGCCGAGACGCCGTTCAATCTGATCCTCGAGGCGCGAATCTGA
- a CDS encoding VOC family protein: MMAGAATVFVVSDIAASLAFYRDVLGFEVTFEYGQPPSYACLCRDEVGLHLLAASSTKRLAGQGGLCIFVRDVDELYAEVSARGARLLNRPEDRDYGMRDFDVVDADGNQLTFGMGTDAAA; the protein is encoded by the coding sequence GATGGCCGGCGCCGCCACCGTATTCGTCGTCTCCGACATCGCAGCCAGCCTCGCCTTTTACCGCGACGTACTCGGCTTCGAGGTCACCTTCGAATACGGCCAGCCGCCGTCCTATGCCTGCCTTTGCCGGGACGAGGTCGGCCTGCATCTGCTCGCGGCATCCAGTACGAAACGATTGGCCGGGCAGGGCGGTCTCTGCATTTTCGTTCGGGATGTCGACGAGCTCTATGCCGAAGTGTCAGCGCGCGGCGCCAGGCTGCTCAACCGGCCGGAGGACCGCGACTACGGCATGCGCGATTTCGACGTCGTCGATGCCGACGGCAACCAACTCACCTTCGGCATGGGGACGGACGCCGCGGCCTGA
- a CDS encoding GntR family transcriptional regulator — MTTSDSSRQRAAKSASSERAEQLAGLIMALARREGMKAGDRLIEQRLADALDLSRAPIRLGLKALEAAGLARGEAHRGFVLAKNPTSGAAQPALAAVRRSEQVYVTIAGDVLASRLPADVTEAELMRRYELSRAELQRLLDRIAAEGWIARLPGYGWRFAETVSNPEAQVQNMAFRAVIEPAAIVQPGFTLSQKVIARLRERQLRVLDGELEKMTIGEVFHSGCEFHEEIIRGAGNPFFLEALKRVNSIRRLFAYRSFADRDGMRRHVREHLRLLDVLETRRYAEAAELMAKHLQRPLVAGLS; from the coding sequence ATGACCACCTCCGACAGTTCCCGTCAGCGCGCCGCCAAAAGCGCTAGTTCCGAGCGTGCCGAGCAGCTCGCCGGCCTGATCATGGCGCTCGCCCGGCGCGAGGGCATGAAGGCCGGTGATCGCTTGATCGAACAAAGGCTTGCGGACGCGCTTGATCTGTCACGCGCACCGATCCGGCTTGGCCTGAAGGCTCTCGAAGCCGCGGGGCTCGCCCGCGGCGAGGCGCATCGCGGCTTCGTGCTGGCGAAGAATCCGACCAGCGGCGCGGCCCAGCCGGCGCTGGCAGCGGTCAGGCGCAGCGAACAGGTCTATGTGACAATTGCCGGCGACGTGCTCGCAAGCCGGCTGCCGGCCGATGTCACCGAGGCAGAGCTGATGCGCCGCTATGAGCTGAGCCGGGCCGAGTTGCAGCGGCTGCTCGACCGCATTGCAGCGGAGGGCTGGATCGCGCGCCTGCCGGGCTATGGCTGGCGCTTTGCGGAGACGGTCTCCAACCCCGAAGCGCAGGTTCAAAACATGGCGTTTCGCGCGGTGATCGAGCCGGCGGCGATCGTGCAGCCCGGCTTCACGTTATCACAGAAGGTGATCGCACGCTTGCGCGAGCGCCAGTTGCGCGTCCTGGACGGCGAGCTCGAGAAGATGACGATCGGCGAGGTCTTTCACTCCGGTTGCGAATTCCACGAGGAGATCATTCGTGGCGCCGGCAACCCATTCTTCCTTGAGGCCCTCAAGCGGGTGAATTCGATCAGACGCCTGTTCGCCTACCGCAGCTTCGCCGACCGCGACGGCATGCGGCGCCACGTGCGCGAACATCTCCGCCTGCTCGACGTCCTGGAAACGCGGCGTTACGCCGAAGCGGCGGAACTGATGGCCAAGCACCTGCAACGCCCGTTGGTGGCGGGCTTGTCGTGA
- a CDS encoding CaiB/BaiF CoA-transferase family protein — protein sequence MTATVRDTASELRPLAGLRVVEFSQMVMGPSCGLILADLGADVIKVEPPKGDRTRYFKGPAAGFFATYSRNKRSIALDTSTAEGQKIARRLIETSDVLIENFRPGLLKRIGLDYESVASFAPRLIYCSLKGYLPGPYENRLALDEVVQMMGGLAYMTGLPDRPMRAGASVNDVMGGMFGVIAIQAALAERQRTGRGRYIQSALYENNVFLMAQAMMCEVVSGQPSIPYSIKDSPWPVYDLFDTRDGSKLFVTIVGEEQWEAFCRAFDREAWLADPRFATSNDRVDHRSWLIPEIAKIFKQWDKAALAARLEQLDLPYAPVNKPGDLFDDPHLNQSGGMTDIRLPDGGEAKTPLLPISIDGRRLPNRYDPPQIGEQTREILSEIGMPPDDIEKLRQAGTIKIAPS from the coding sequence ATGACGGCGACTGTGCGCGATACGGCATCAGAGCTTCGCCCCCTCGCCGGCCTTCGCGTCGTCGAATTCAGCCAGATGGTGATGGGGCCGAGCTGCGGCTTGATTCTCGCCGATCTCGGCGCCGACGTGATCAAGGTCGAGCCGCCGAAGGGTGACCGCACCCGCTATTTCAAGGGGCCTGCCGCAGGCTTCTTCGCCACCTACAGCCGTAACAAGCGCAGCATCGCGCTGGATACGTCGACCGCGGAAGGCCAGAAGATCGCGCGTAGGCTGATCGAGACCAGCGACGTCCTGATCGAGAATTTCAGGCCGGGCTTGTTGAAGCGGATCGGCCTCGACTACGAGAGCGTCGCTAGCTTCGCGCCGCGCCTGATCTATTGCTCGCTCAAGGGTTATCTGCCGGGCCCGTACGAGAACCGCCTCGCGCTCGACGAGGTCGTGCAAATGATGGGCGGTCTCGCCTACATGACAGGCCTGCCGGACCGGCCGATGCGCGCCGGCGCCTCGGTCAACGACGTCATGGGCGGCATGTTCGGCGTGATCGCGATCCAGGCTGCGTTGGCCGAACGGCAGCGCACCGGCCGCGGTCGCTACATCCAGAGCGCATTGTACGAGAACAACGTGTTCCTGATGGCGCAGGCCATGATGTGCGAGGTGGTCAGTGGCCAGCCCTCGATCCCTTATTCGATCAAGGACAGCCCCTGGCCGGTCTACGATCTCTTCGACACCAGGGACGGCTCAAAGCTGTTCGTCACCATCGTCGGCGAAGAGCAATGGGAGGCGTTCTGCCGCGCCTTCGATCGAGAAGCCTGGCTTGCCGATCCGCGCTTTGCGACGAGCAACGACCGCGTCGACCATCGCAGCTGGCTGATCCCCGAAATCGCGAAGATCTTCAAACAGTGGGACAAGGCCGCTCTCGCCGCGCGCCTCGAGCAGCTTGATCTGCCCTACGCGCCGGTGAACAAGCCCGGTGATCTCTTCGATGACCCGCATCTGAACCAGTCGGGCGGGATGACCGACATTCGGCTGCCAGATGGTGGCGAGGCGAAGACGCCGCTGTTGCCGATCTCCATCGACGGCCGCCGCCTGCCCAATCGTTACGATCCGCCGCAGATCGGCGAGCAGACGCGCGAGATCCTGAGCGAGATTGGGATGCCGCCGGACGACATCGAAAAACTGCGTCAAGCAGGAACGATCAAGATCGCGCCGTCCTGA